In a genomic window of Desulfomonilia bacterium:
- a CDS encoding amino acid adenylation domain-containing protein — protein MTFVTKENTQDIYPLSPTQKGMLFHTLYDETTPVYFEQVAFTINGQLDIDKLKEAWTRLIAITPVFRTVFKWSKVKDPLQIVLKELPVIFEVHDIKGLDDKEQQRRIGEFLKKDKRNLFDMEEGPLTRLNIFILAGNKYKFIWSYHHIILDGWCLPIILNDLFSIYLAVATGGAMPRITRRPYKDYIAWYLDQDKEEAVDFWKGLLGDFQAATPLPLDRRTADGAVTSMGEEKVLLSPEMTEALLALSRKEHVTPSTVMQSAWSVLLSRYSNSDDVVFGTTVSGRPDKLKGSDEMVGLFINTLPVRVRFAPGMKISELLGYLQKLSLSIREYEYSFLPEIKALTALPKTQNLFDSNVVFENYPLASAGGGSGMGITDVQSVEMTNFPITLLVIPGESMEMAIQYDRARFDSKTISRMLGHMLQVLSAFIKDPFQEVGRIEILTEPEKEMLNSFNSTEVPYPDTLCIQELFDRQVDISPDRTAIISGEKSLSYIELERKSNQIAHFLRDKGIKPDSVVGIFIERSVEMITGVLGIIKAGGAYVPLDPEYPAARLEYMLSDCGAPLILTKSDMLSRMPAFSGEVLCLDDDWDRIEQMPSVRPELVNTSRDLVYVIYTSGSTGNPKGIEIEHRGLVNYITWAAGAYDVPGHGSFPLYTSMSFDLTVTSMFLPLVSGEYISIMPSGIDPTTLVEHVLTSGTDIAKLTPAHLEIADNLTENGLEKSASLNRFILGGEALSAKTSRSFLIRHPGSVIFNEYGPAETVVGCIVYAFSEIDSECTNVPIGKPIANTKIYIMDKDRRLVPIGVPGEIYIESPGVARGYLNKPEISAKSFVPSPFDPAKTIYRTGDLARWFADGNIEYLGRVDHQVKIRGYRIELGEVEALLASYNGIHDCVVVDRDDRASGKYLVGYYVSEDEIPVTDIKNFMKEKLPEYMVPARFMKLDMLPLTPNGKVDRKALPEVDNVISGDESSFVAPRTEIEHVIADVWCQVLKLNKVGIHDNFFDLGGDSIISLQVAGRLKKQGYEIKPRDIFENQTIAELALVAGKARSALAEQGDVTGEAPLTPVQKWLFELDLNNINHFNQAIILKTSMALDEDALKKSLQLVINHHDVLRSRFKGGMQVYLPSGEEPVLVKASVSDEDELKVDIDKLQSSLDICAGPVFVSGLFTFGEYVYLALVAHHLVVDGVSWRIIVEDMFSAYGEILHGSQPAMPEKTSSFKEWAVKIRNYADQIKDEAGFLNEMIKENHALITEDFKSGPNDMASVAVVHETLSKEDTDLLLKGAHDAFNTEINDILVLSLARTLAAKTGSDHVCFNMEGHGREDIFTGIDISRTVGWFTTLFPVSVQIDPADEMDEQIKTVKETLRNMPNKGLDYGVLRYLSPNSGIVKVEPQVCFNYLGQFDNAGMEGVFELVTGIPSSPGDPRNERPYALDINCTVENSCLNVYVNYSRNRFSEDTIIDLAKKFLEEIRNVLNYCMQGHAGYTPSDFDLAGMSQDQLDDLIGDL, from the coding sequence CAACTCCTGTGTATTTCGAGCAGGTCGCTTTTACAATCAACGGACAGCTGGATATAGATAAACTAAAAGAGGCATGGACCAGACTGATTGCCATAACCCCGGTATTCAGAACGGTTTTCAAATGGTCAAAGGTCAAAGACCCGCTGCAGATTGTACTCAAGGAACTCCCAGTCATTTTCGAGGTGCATGACATCAAGGGATTGGATGATAAGGAGCAGCAGCGGCGCATCGGGGAATTCCTGAAAAAAGACAAAAGAAATCTTTTCGATATGGAAGAAGGGCCGCTTACAAGACTCAACATCTTTATCCTGGCAGGGAATAAATACAAATTCATATGGAGCTATCACCATATAATTCTGGACGGCTGGTGCCTGCCTATAATTCTTAACGACCTTTTCTCGATATATCTTGCTGTAGCGACGGGCGGTGCAATGCCAAGAATTACCCGGAGGCCATACAAAGACTATATCGCCTGGTACCTGGATCAGGATAAGGAAGAGGCTGTTGATTTCTGGAAAGGGCTTCTCGGGGACTTTCAGGCTGCAACGCCGCTGCCTCTTGACAGAAGGACGGCCGACGGTGCCGTAACATCCATGGGTGAAGAGAAGGTTCTTCTTTCTCCTGAAATGACCGAGGCCCTGCTGGCCCTAAGCAGAAAGGAACATGTTACGCCCAGCACTGTGATGCAATCTGCATGGTCCGTTCTTTTAAGCCGCTACAGCAACAGTGATGATGTCGTTTTCGGTACAACAGTCTCAGGCAGACCTGACAAACTGAAAGGTTCTGATGAAATGGTCGGCCTGTTTATCAATACCCTGCCTGTAAGGGTTCGCTTTGCTCCCGGCATGAAGATTTCCGAGCTGCTCGGCTATTTGCAGAAGCTTTCTCTCTCAATCAGGGAATACGAATACTCTTTCCTTCCGGAAATAAAGGCTTTAACCGCTCTTCCCAAAACGCAGAATCTGTTTGACAGCAATGTGGTGTTCGAGAACTATCCGCTCGCTTCTGCCGGAGGCGGGTCAGGTATGGGCATTACTGATGTGCAGTCCGTAGAAATGACCAATTTTCCCATTACCCTTTTGGTCATACCCGGCGAAAGTATGGAAATGGCGATCCAGTATGACCGTGCAAGATTTGACAGTAAAACAATAAGCCGGATGCTCGGGCATATGCTTCAGGTATTGTCGGCATTTATAAAAGATCCTTTCCAGGAAGTGGGCCGCATTGAAATACTGACTGAACCTGAGAAGGAAATGCTGAACTCATTCAATTCTACTGAGGTACCGTATCCTGATACATTATGTATCCAGGAACTGTTCGATCGCCAGGTTGATATAAGTCCTGACAGGACAGCCATCATTTCTGGCGAGAAAAGCTTGAGTTATATCGAACTCGAAAGAAAATCGAATCAGATTGCACACTTCCTGAGGGATAAGGGCATCAAACCGGATAGTGTAGTGGGTATTTTTATTGAGCGTTCCGTTGAAATGATAACAGGTGTGCTCGGGATAATAAAAGCAGGCGGGGCTTACGTGCCCCTTGATCCTGAATACCCGGCGGCGCGTCTGGAATACATGCTTTCCGACTGCGGTGCGCCGCTTATACTTACGAAATCCGATATGCTTTCCAGGATGCCTGCTTTTTCCGGGGAAGTACTGTGTCTTGATGACGACTGGGACAGGATCGAACAGATGCCGTCCGTAAGGCCCGAACTTGTAAATACGAGCAGGGACCTTGTTTATGTCATCTACACATCAGGATCCACGGGCAATCCGAAGGGGATAGAAATAGAGCACAGAGGTCTTGTCAATTACATTACGTGGGCTGCGGGTGCTTATGATGTTCCGGGCCATGGCTCTTTCCCGCTCTATACATCCATGTCATTTGACCTTACGGTTACCAGCATGTTTCTCCCCCTTGTCTCAGGCGAGTACATATCTATCATGCCGAGCGGCATCGATCCGACAACACTTGTTGAACATGTCCTGACATCTGGTACGGATATCGCAAAATTGACGCCTGCCCACCTGGAGATTGCGGACAATCTTACCGAGAACGGACTGGAGAAATCGGCGTCGCTCAACCGCTTCATCCTGGGTGGGGAAGCCCTTTCAGCAAAGACATCACGATCGTTTCTAATCCGGCATCCGGGTTCGGTAATTTTCAATGAATACGGACCAGCCGAAACAGTTGTCGGCTGTATAGTATATGCATTCTCAGAGATCGATTCAGAGTGCACGAATGTGCCTATCGGGAAACCTATTGCAAACACAAAGATCTACATCATGGACAAAGACCGTAGACTTGTCCCGATAGGCGTACCGGGTGAGATCTATATTGAAAGTCCCGGTGTTGCGCGCGGCTATCTGAATAAGCCCGAAATCTCGGCAAAAAGCTTTGTGCCGAGTCCTTTTGATCCGGCAAAGACCATTTACCGGACTGGTGATCTTGCCAGGTGGTTTGCAGACGGAAATATTGAGTATCTCGGCAGGGTCGATCATCAGGTCAAGATACGGGGCTACAGGATTGAACTCGGTGAGGTTGAGGCGCTTCTGGCAAGCTATAACGGAATACACGATTGTGTTGTTGTTGACAGGGATGACAGGGCGTCGGGGAAATACCTTGTGGGATACTATGTTTCAGAAGATGAGATACCTGTAACAGACATAAAGAACTTCATGAAAGAGAAGCTTCCCGAATACATGGTTCCGGCACGTTTCATGAAACTGGATATGCTGCCGCTTACTCCCAACGGCAAGGTTGACCGTAAAGCCCTTCCGGAAGTTGACAACGTCATCTCCGGTGACGAGAGCTCGTTCGTGGCGCCCCGGACTGAAATCGAGCATGTAATTGCAGATGTATGGTGCCAGGTTCTCAAGCTTAACAAAGTGGGGATACATGATAATTTCTTTGATCTCGGCGGAGATTCCATCATCAGTCTTCAGGTTGCGGGACGTCTAAAAAAACAGGGCTATGAGATCAAGCCCAGGGATATATTCGAAAACCAGACAATTGCGGAACTTGCTCTTGTTGCCGGAAAAGCCCGTTCAGCTCTTGCCGAACAGGGAGATGTGACAGGTGAAGCCCCTTTGACGCCTGTTCAAAAATGGCTGTTCGAACTTGATTTGAATAATATCAATCATTTCAATCAGGCCATTATTTTGAAGACTTCTATGGCTCTTGATGAGGATGCCTTGAAGAAGAGCCTACAGCTTGTTATCAATCACCATGATGTTCTCAGATCACGTTTTAAAGGCGGAATGCAGGTTTATCTGCCGTCCGGCGAAGAGCCTGTCCTGGTGAAAGCTTCTGTGTCAGATGAGGATGAATTGAAGGTGGATATAGATAAACTGCAATCTTCACTTGATATCTGTGCAGGACCGGTGTTTGTTTCGGGTCTGTTTACATTCGGAGAGTACGTATATCTCGCCCTTGTGGCACATCACCTTGTGGTGGATGGTGTTTCATGGCGGATTATTGTCGAAGATATGTTCAGCGCCTACGGCGAGATTTTGCATGGTTCTCAACCGGCAATGCCGGAGAAGACCTCATCGTTCAAGGAGTGGGCGGTAAAAATCAGGAATTACGCAGATCAGATAAAGGATGAAGCCGGTTTCTTAAACGAAATGATAAAGGAAAATCATGCCCTGATAACCGAAGATTTCAAATCAGGGCCAAATGACATGGCATCAGTGGCCGTAGTTCATGAAACGCTTTCGAAAGAGGATACTGACCTTCTTCTGAAGGGTGCCCACGACGCGTTTAATACAGAAATCAACGACATCCTTGTACTTTCGCTGGCTAGAACACTGGCTGCCAAAACCGGCAGCGATCATGTATGTTTTAATATGGAGGGCCACGGAAGAGAGGATATCTTTACGGGAATTGATATATCCCGCACAGTGGGATGGTTCACCACGCTTTTTCCTGTTTCTGTGCAAATAGACCCTGCAGATGAAATGGACGAACAGATAAAAACAGTCAAAGAAACACTAAGGAACATGCCGAACAAGGGACTGGATTATGGTGTCCTAAGGTATCTCAGCCCGAATTCGGGTATTGTCAAGGTGGAACCTCAGGTATGTTTCAATTACCTCGGGCAGTTTGACAATGCGGGAATGGAAGGTGTTTTTGAGCTTGTTACAGGCATACCGTCATCTCCAGGTGACCCCCGGAATGAAAGGCCGTATGCCCTGGATATCAACTGCACCGTGGAAAATTCATGTCTCAACGTATATGTCAATTACAGCCGCAACAGATTCAGCGAAGATACGATAATCGATCTTGCAAAAAAATTCTTGGAAGAAATCAGAAATGTATTAAACTACTGCATGCAAGGTCATGCCGGTTATACACCATCCGATTTTGATTTGGCAGGCATGTCCCAGGATCAATTGGATGACCTTATAGGCGACCTTTGA